In Trifolium pratense cultivar HEN17-A07 linkage group LG7, ARS_RC_1.1, whole genome shotgun sequence, a genomic segment contains:
- the LOC123899565 gene encoding dof zinc finger protein DOF3.6-like: MVFSSIPSYLDPLNWQQQPNQHQLLPPLSSQPHGAGSIIRHGSLPDQAQVQAQEVQTGQAQAQAQQGKLPPPSETALKCPRCESTNTKFCYYNNYNLSQPRHFCKTCRRYWTRGGALRNVPVGGGCRRSKKTKKSTSTTTTPSKSNDKEYSTSAIHSTTSNPHGDQFLHPTSRNYLNMSSLQNLNRFGVGNMFQMGDYSSNTGGGEGGVVDQWRFQQFPFMNNGFESSSNVSFPFQSEIIEPQTSSRVTTQIPTSIKSEYNGGLNLLRSPLSFSQNNNHYNNSSWTDISGLATSSTSRLM, from the exons ATGGTTTTCTCTTCTATTCCATCTTATTTAGATCCTCTCAATTGGCAGCAA caacCAAATCAACATCAGTTGCTTCCACCACTATCCTCACAGCCACATGGTGCTGGCTCAATAATCAGGCATGGTTCGTTACCGGATCAAGCTCAAGTTCAAGCTCAGGAAGTTCAAACAGGACAGGCTCAGGCTCAGGCTCAGCAAGGTAAGTTACCACCACCGTCAGAAACAGCTTTAAAGTGTCCTCGTTGTGAATCAACCAACACAAAATTTTGTTACTACAACAACTATAACTTGTCTCAACCAAGACACTTTTGCAAGACGTGTAGGCGTTATTGGACGAGAGGGGGTGCGTTAAGAAATGTTCCTGTTGGTGGAGGGTGTCGTAGAAGCAAAAAGACCAAAAAGAGtactagtactactactacACCCTCCAAATCAAATGATAAAGAATATTCAACAAGTGCAATCCATTCAACTACTTCAAACCCTCATGGTGATCAATTTTTACATCCAACTAGCAGAAATTACTTGAACATGTCATCACTTCAGAATCTGAACCGGTTCGGTGTTGGAAACATGTTTCAAATGGGAGATTATAGCTCAAATACCGGTGGAGGAGAAGGCGGAGTTGTAGATCAGTGGCGATTTCAACAATTTCCTTTCATGAATAATGGTTTTGAGTCAAGTTCAAATGTTTCTTTCCCATTTCAAAGTGAAATTATTGAACCACAAACTTCGTCTAGGGTTACTACTCAGATACCTACATCGATTAAATCGGAATATAACGGAGGTTTGAATTTGCTAAGATCTCCTCTTAGCTTCTCACAAAATAACAACCATTACAACAATTCATCATGGACTGATATTTCTGGTCTCGCAACTTCTTCCACTAGTCGTCTCATGTAA
- the LOC123896658 gene encoding cyclin-A3-2-like translates to MDYMKILQKDITPHMRGQLIDWLAELADNYNLLPNVIYLAVSYIDRYLSFHPIRKVRLQLLGVTSMYIASKYEDLSTHNVETFSVTTCNYYDKEEVLEMENKILKTLDFDLSSPTIMTFLDLCDTGSLKKLLVRKIM, encoded by the exons ATGGATTACATGAAGATACTTCAAAAAGACATTACTCCACATATGAGAGGACAATTGATTGATTGGTTAGCAGAACTTGCAGACAATTACAATCTTCTCCCTAATGTCATTTATCTTGCTGTTTCATATATCGATAG GTACCTATCTTTTCACCCTATAAGAAAGGTTAGGCTTCAATTGTTGGGTGTTACATCCATGTACATTGCATC gAAGTATGAAGATCTTAGCACACACAATGTGGAAACTTTCTCCGTAACTACATGTAATTATTATGACAAGGAAGAG GTTCTAGAGATGGAAAATAAAATACTCAAGACCCTAGATTTTGATCTGAGCAGCCCTACTATTATGACTTTTCTAGA TTTATGTGATACAGGAAGTTTGAAGAAATTGCTTGTGAGGAAAATAATGtaa
- the LOC123896659 gene encoding putative cyclin-A3-1, which translates to MFWTFENHFLALSWKFKFLTEYLGELSLLEYECLKFLPSFVAASITLLAKFIVWPEKRPCWTSTLEEYSEYSSFELKECVLILHDLYMSKRGACFKAIRKKYSQQEEEPDNPEFDPELQNVANLPSPSKLPSYLFEVEVEFRLKNKKLKEE; encoded by the exons ATGTTTTGGacatttgaaaatcattttttg GCTTTAAGTTGGAAGTTTAAGTTTTTGACAGAATATCTTGGTGAGCTAAGTTTATTGGAATATGAATGTTTGAAGTTCTTGCCTTCCTTTGTGGCTGCTTCTATCACATTGCTTGCTAAATTCATTGTTTGGCCTGAAAAACGTCCATGTTGg ACATCAACACTAGAAGAATACTCTGAGTATAGCTCATTTGAGTTGAAAGAATGTGTTCTCATCTTACATGATTTGTATATGTCTAAAAGGGGAGCATGTTTTAAAGCTATTCGAAAGAAATATAGCCAACAAgag GAGGAGCCTGATAATCCAGAGTTCGATCCCGAG TTGCAAAATGTGGCAAACCTTCCTTCGCCTTCTAAGTTACCAAGTTATTTGTTTGAAGTTGAAGTAGAGTTTCGACTAAAAAATAAGAAGTTGAAAGAAGAGTGA
- the LOC123897755 gene encoding putative E3 ubiquitin-protein ligase XBAT31, whose amino-acid sequence MGQNLSCRGNNDHGLFTAVQQGNLQIVTTLLQQDPSLFHQTTLYDRYSPLHIAAVNGQIEILSRLLHGSVNPDILNRKKQTPLMLAAMHGRIACVEKLLEAGANVLMFDTVNGRTCLHYAAYYGHFSCLKAILSSAQSSHVAASWGFVRFVNIRDGKGATPLHLAARQRRAECVHVLLDSGALVCASTGRYGYPGSTPLHLAARGGSLDCIRELLAWGADRLQRDSSGRIPYTVAMKHRHGSCASLLNPTSAEPLVWPSPLKFISELNPDAKALLEQALMDANKERERNTLKGKVYSLPSPSQSDCVDDNISEISESELCCICFEQVCTIEVQNCGHQMCAQCTLALCCYNKPNPTTASITPPVCPFCRSNISRLMVIMKIENHDESDQDNVDINSSKVNKSRKLRNLNDGGSSSFKGLSSVSFGKLGGRSSGRVADEWIDKQ is encoded by the exons ATGGGTCAAAACCTTAGTTGCAGAGGTAACAATGATCATGGTCTCTTCACTGCTGTACAACAAGGTAATCTTCAAATTGTCACAACTCTGTTACAACAAGACCcttcactttttcatcaaacaaCTCTCTATGATCGTTATTCACCTCTTCATATTGCTGCTGTTAATGGCCAGATCGAG ATTCTTTCAAGGCTTTTACATGGATCTGTTAATCCAGATATTTTAAATCGAAAAAAACAG ACTCCTCTTATGTTGGCTGCAATGCATGGAAGGATTGCTTGTGTGGAGAAGCTTCTTGAAGCTGGTGCTAAT GTTTTGATGTTTGATACTGTTAATGGAAGAACTTGTTTACACTATGCTGCTTATTATGGCCATTTTTCTTGCCTTAAAGCTATTCTTTCTTCTGCTCAATCTAGTCATGTGGCTGCTTCTTG GGGATTTGTTCGGTTTGTGAATATTAGAGACGGAAAGGGTGCGACGCCTTTGCACTTAGCAGCTCGTCAAAGACGGGCGGAATGTGTACATGTTCTATTGGACAGTGGAGCTCTTGTTTGTGCTTCAACTGGTAGATATGG CTATCCTGGTAGCACTCCCCTTCATCTAGCTGCTAGAGGAGGATCTCTTGATTGCATCCGCGAATTGTTGGCATGGGGTGCGGATCGTCTTCAGCGTGATTCATCCGG GCGGATACCATATACGGTTGCTATGAAACACAGACATGGATCATGTGCGTCATTACTAAATCCTACATCTGCTGAGCCTCTTGTTTGGCCATCTCCACTGAAGTTCATCAGTGAACTTAATCCGGATGCCAAAGCCTTGTTAGAACAAGCTTTGATGGACGCAAACAAGGAAAGGGAGCGAAATACATTGAAGGGGAAGGTTTACTCTCTTCCATCTCCATCACAGTCTGATTGTGTAGATGACAACATCTCCGAG ATTAGTGAGTCAGAATTATGCTGCATCTGCTTTGAGCAAGTATGCACAATTGAAGTTCAGAATTGTGGTCACCAAATGTGTGCACAATGCACATTAGCCCTTTGTTGCTACAACAAACCGAACCCGACAACTGCTTCTATTACTCCACCAGTCTGTCCATTTTGTCGAAGCAACATATCTAGACTTATGGTTATcatgaaaatagaaaatcacGACGAATCTGATCAAGACAATGTTGACATCAATTCTTCAAAGGTAAACAAGTCGAGGAAACTCCGAAACTTAAACGACGGTGGTAGTAGCAGCTTCAAAGGATTATCTAGTGTTTCATTCGGAAAGTTGGGTGGCCGAAGTTCCGGAAGAGTTGCTGATGAGTGGATTGATAAACAGTAA